The Anabaena sp. WA102 genome contains a region encoding:
- a CDS encoding MgPME-cyclase complex family protein — protein sequence MQTYYYVLASQHFLMEQEPIDEVLKERTRNYHEQEKEIDFWLVKQPAFLETPKMAGIKKKCPQPAAAIISTNSQFITWLKLRLEYVITGEFSAPSDTIPNPLASLTTAS from the coding sequence ATGCAAACATACTATTACGTTTTGGCCAGTCAACACTTTCTTATGGAACAAGAACCAATAGACGAAGTTCTCAAAGAACGGACTCGTAACTATCATGAACAAGAAAAAGAAATTGATTTTTGGTTAGTTAAGCAACCCGCTTTTTTAGAAACACCAAAAATGGCAGGTATTAAAAAGAAATGTCCCCAACCTGCGGCGGCCATTATTTCCACCAATTCGCAATTTATAACTTGGCTAAAACTGCGGTTAGAGTATGTGATTACTGGAGAATTCTCCGCCCCTAGCGACACTATACCAAATCCATTAGCATCCCTTACCACAGCTTCTTAA
- a CDS encoding pentapeptide repeat-containing protein — translation MTNRFSRRRPTANVQQLQKITTGSNQKKDILYTYTEVTENITTKILPEEQAEILELEGVSQNLEHSFKQVAAIEDPVKREYKILQEAKRLDIPPETYLRMWESHCIAKMSNINEYFWLNPLKFLDQRLGDFVHWCENVSLYSLATVIGQLTLLAAMGAYFIEAPQREKQVLDDARQEIRDQSRVEYSSSRIEAMEKLNKSCQSLFGESAPNAHLEGIELNKCYKFQLEWTSIAQWPPQFYKYEGFNLSRMDLSGANLSGANLEGANLEKTNLEGANLERANLRGANLQGANLKGAVLGAANLEKADLEEANLDSSRMSLVYLKDANLSKASLINSRLVWANLEGANLNQANFQGSNLSRANLQGANLYKANFKAALLRYVDMRNETITIGTEFEGANLKRAKFWSVDQLKRSYNWDKAAKDKNWEAETIKDTPDNYKIGFIVPNDNATYKLYQQGLERLAKENKQVEIIPIKTGETVQEEAQGIKQLLSQDIDAIIMRPLDPQKSVPGILQAYVSGVVVVNIGDCLPKAAQKVVFACYESDSFNMGYDLGQYIGSAALDNNRKQVKELNVGLVDGADSTRLYPYLQGFFKGMKDANVKWTKTGTTDARTPKDVDKVKAMLKRHPKINVLWGGSEMTTKIALQAVKELGLEKKINVYGIVPLTLKLANMLLDPNQPLQSIVDESPSYAAHEAAAHAISVIERKISMEYKYVVFQHQLLSVNDQKKVNDLIGDALNLEKNILKTPIPLQAGALLIPKQIPSSLDSSVANPLTAITDQKKIQKLQEDLQKLIFQNWQKSSKKESTETSANFDRDLVYRVLIDTDGGIVSYEPIDKLAVDLLSITPLPKLLSKPNDSKANDETLLLPTKLVISKPVTEFKVVFSPSGKVQVKWGESFLPDVI, via the coding sequence ATGACTAATCGTTTTTCTAGACGCAGACCAACTGCAAATGTTCAACAGCTACAAAAAATTACTACAGGTAGTAATCAGAAAAAAGACATACTATATACGTATACGGAAGTAACAGAGAATATAACTACTAAGATATTACCTGAAGAACAAGCTGAAATTTTAGAATTAGAAGGAGTTTCACAGAATTTAGAGCATAGCTTTAAGCAAGTTGCTGCTATTGAAGATCCTGTCAAACGAGAGTACAAAATACTTCAGGAAGCGAAACGACTAGATATACCGCCTGAAACCTATCTGCGGATGTGGGAAAGTCACTGTATAGCAAAAATGTCTAACATAAACGAGTATTTCTGGCTCAATCCCCTAAAGTTTTTAGATCAGCGTTTGGGGGACTTTGTTCACTGGTGTGAAAATGTCTCTTTGTATAGTTTAGCCACAGTCATTGGTCAACTTACACTGTTAGCAGCTATGGGAGCTTATTTTATAGAAGCTCCGCAACGAGAAAAACAAGTTTTAGATGATGCTAGACAGGAAATTAGAGATCAGAGCAGAGTTGAATATTCTAGTTCAAGAATCGAGGCTATGGAAAAGCTGAATAAATCCTGTCAAAGTCTGTTCGGAGAATCTGCTCCCAATGCCCACTTAGAAGGAATTGAACTCAATAAATGCTATAAATTCCAATTGGAATGGACGAGCATTGCCCAATGGCCACCACAGTTTTACAAGTATGAAGGATTTAACCTTTCTCGAATGGATTTGTCTGGGGCAAATTTAAGTGGAGCGAACCTTGAGGGTGCAAATCTGGAGAAAACTAATTTAGAGGGCGCAAATCTGGAGAGAGCAAATCTACGAGGCGCAAATTTGCAGGGAGCAAACCTCAAAGGAGCAGTTCTCGGGGCTGCTAATTTAGAGAAGGCCGATTTAGAAGAAGCAAATCTGGACAGTTCTCGCATGAGCCTTGTTTATTTAAAAGATGCCAATCTATCAAAAGCATCACTAATTAATTCCCGCTTGGTATGGGCTAATCTAGAAGGGGCAAATCTCAACCAAGCAAATTTTCAAGGTTCTAATCTTAGCCGTGCTAATCTTCAAGGTGCTAATCTCTACAAAGCTAATTTCAAAGCAGCTTTGCTTCGCTATGTAGATATGAGGAATGAAACAATCACAATTGGCACTGAATTTGAGGGTGCTAACCTGAAACGAGCTAAGTTTTGGTCAGTGGATCAACTAAAACGATCTTACAATTGGGACAAAGCTGCCAAAGATAAAAACTGGGAAGCAGAAACTATCAAAGACACTCCAGACAATTATAAAATCGGATTTATTGTTCCCAACGATAACGCAACCTATAAGTTGTATCAACAAGGCTTAGAAAGGCTGGCTAAGGAAAATAAGCAAGTCGAAATTATCCCCATTAAAACTGGAGAAACTGTTCAGGAAGAAGCTCAAGGGATCAAACAACTACTCAGCCAAGATATTGATGCGATCATTATGAGACCTCTAGATCCACAGAAATCTGTACCTGGTATTCTCCAGGCTTATGTTTCCGGTGTAGTGGTAGTTAATATTGGTGATTGCTTGCCCAAAGCAGCTCAGAAAGTCGTGTTTGCTTGTTACGAAAGCGACTCTTTTAATATGGGTTACGATCTAGGGCAGTATATCGGAAGTGCGGCATTAGATAATAATAGAAAACAGGTAAAAGAGCTAAATGTGGGTTTAGTGGATGGGGCAGATTCAACCCGTCTTTATCCTTATTTACAGGGCTTTTTCAAAGGGATGAAAGATGCCAATGTCAAGTGGACGAAAACGGGAACAACTGATGCTAGAACCCCAAAAGATGTGGATAAGGTGAAAGCGATGCTCAAACGCCACCCAAAGATAAATGTTTTATGGGGTGGTTCGGAAATGACTACAAAAATTGCTCTGCAAGCAGTTAAGGAATTGGGTTTAGAGAAAAAGATAAATGTGTATGGCATTGTGCCTTTAACTCTTAAGTTGGCAAATATGCTGCTCGATCCCAATCAACCGCTACAATCAATTGTAGATGAATCCCCTAGTTATGCGGCTCATGAAGCTGCTGCACACGCAATCAGTGTGATTGAGAGGAAAATTTCTATGGAATATAAATATGTCGTGTTTCAGCATCAGTTGTTAAGTGTTAATGATCAGAAAAAAGTTAATGATTTAATTGGTGATGCTCTGAATTTAGAAAAAAACATTCTCAAAACACCAATTCCTCTGCAAGCTGGAGCTCTTCTGATACCTAAACAAATTCCCTCTAGTTTAGACTCTTCTGTTGCTAATCCGCTGACAGCTATTACCGATCAGAAAAAGATCCAGAAATTACAAGAGGATCTCCAAAAACTAATTTTCCAGAATTGGCAAAAATCTAGTAAAAAAGAATCTACGGAAACATCTGCTAATTTTGATCGGGATTTGGTTTATCGGGTGTTAATAGATACGGATGGCGGAATTGTTTCCTATGAACCAATTGATAAATTAGCAGTTGATTTACTGTCAATTACTCCTTTACCAAAATTGTTATCTAAACCCAATGATAGTAAAGCCAACGATGAGACTCTTTTATTACCGACTAAGTTAGTAATTAGTAAACCTGTAACTGAATTTAAGGTTGTATTTAGTCCTAGCGGTAAAGTTCAAGTCAAATGGGGAGAAAGTTTCTTACCTGATGTTATCTAA
- a CDS encoding four helix bundle protein, which yields MKKSKITQNSLPVPCSLAPTTIFNAHLLIRFLNILQGSVNELETHLILSKRVGLCSEKDIEMILNLLKEESRMIISLIKKLEN from the coding sequence GTGAAGAAAAGTAAAATCACTCAAAACTCTCTTCCTGTTCCCTGTTCCCTTGCCCCAACGACAATTTTTAACGCCCACCTACTTATAAGATTTTTAAACATATTGCAAGGGTCAGTTAATGAATTAGAAACTCACCTAATTTTATCTAAACGAGTAGGATTATGTTCAGAAAAAGATATAGAAATGATTCTTAATTTATTAAAAGAAGAAAGTAGAATGATTATTAGTCTTATCAAAAAACTAGAAAATTAA
- a CDS encoding caspase, EACC1-associated type: MAKIALLIGVSEYEPGLTPLPAATKDVEAMQQVLENPDIGGFDEVKVLVNPPRQEMGEAIEMLFDNRQKDDLLLLFFSGHGIKDEEGRLYFAARNTRKNDNGVLVKATTVPATSVHEVMKNSRSKHEVVILDCCFSGAFAEGMLVRDDGFVDIKNQLGGEGRAVLTSSTSTQYSLERRGADTSIYTGYIVEGLKTGAADRDEDGSISVDELHEYAKSKVQEATPAMKPEIYAVKEGYKIQLAKAPIDDPKLKYRREVEYWVRDGEIDNLGRITLDNLQKKLGLTPDEAATIEADVLKPYQDYKENLQEYQKAFLQTIKGKFRVSDKTRAELKRLQQVLGLRDEDTVKIEASHKRKLNLGNQFIGILSLGIISFAVGWYVKPDKECPSCNTPIIKTTNKFAQVRNIPEGKFNYGGSTSWSFIYPTLESEIKKTHPQFEINIRQDLVQGSGIGIEKLIDGELDFALSSRDVSLPEEFTAKTKKNLKLKAIPIVKTGLAVTVNPKLAINSLTKDQVSEIFNGKIDNWRQAGNPADIPIKFYVRGNNPTSTDEFRKTLNIITFGKNINYVSTTIEALQKITGEPGGIFVGPISDIVPQCGVKTLPIINKGKTFYPYEKEKFVPPAQCGPGKRNKVNIEAINSDEYPFSVRFYVVVKKNGQKAEKAGEAYANLLQTEQGKDIIKKLQETGGLK, from the coding sequence AAAAGATGTTGAAGCCATGCAGCAAGTTTTGGAAAACCCAGACATTGGCGGTTTTGATGAGGTCAAAGTGCTGGTAAATCCTCCACGACAAGAAATGGGAGAAGCTATTGAAATGTTGTTTGATAATCGTCAAAAAGATGACCTCTTGCTGTTATTTTTCTCTGGTCATGGCATTAAGGATGAAGAAGGTAGGCTTTACTTTGCTGCTCGTAACACCCGCAAAAATGACAACGGAGTATTAGTTAAGGCAACAACAGTACCAGCTACCTCTGTCCATGAGGTCATGAAGAATAGCCGCTCTAAACACGAGGTAGTAATTCTTGATTGTTGCTTTAGTGGTGCGTTTGCTGAGGGGATGTTAGTGAGAGATGATGGTTTTGTAGATATCAAAAATCAATTGGGTGGAGAAGGACGGGCTGTTCTGACTTCCTCAACTTCAACCCAATATTCTTTGGAACGGAGAGGGGCAGATACATCAATTTACACAGGTTACATAGTTGAGGGGCTGAAAACTGGTGCAGCAGACCGGGACGAAGATGGTTCGATTTCCGTTGATGAATTGCATGAATACGCCAAAAGTAAGGTTCAAGAAGCCACTCCAGCAATGAAACCGGAGATATATGCTGTCAAAGAAGGATATAAAATTCAGCTTGCTAAAGCACCTATTGATGATCCCAAGCTCAAATATCGTCGAGAAGTTGAATATTGGGTAAGGGACGGTGAGATTGATAATCTTGGTCGTATTACTTTAGATAACCTACAAAAAAAATTGGGACTAACACCTGACGAAGCGGCGACTATAGAGGCTGATGTTTTAAAACCTTATCAAGACTACAAAGAAAATTTACAGGAATATCAGAAAGCATTTCTCCAAACAATTAAAGGTAAATTCCGTGTTAGTGATAAAACTCGTGCTGAATTGAAACGTCTTCAGCAAGTGTTAGGACTTAGAGATGAAGATACAGTCAAAATAGAAGCTTCTCACAAAAGAAAACTTAATCTAGGTAATCAATTTATAGGAATATTGAGTCTAGGAATTATTAGTTTTGCGGTAGGATGGTATGTTAAGCCGGATAAAGAATGTCCTTCATGTAACACACCTATAATAAAAACTACCAACAAATTTGCACAAGTCCGCAATATACCTGAAGGAAAATTTAACTACGGTGGCAGCACTTCCTGGAGTTTTATATACCCAACCTTAGAATCAGAAATTAAAAAGACTCATCCTCAATTTGAGATCAACATAAGACAGGACTTAGTACAAGGTTCTGGAATAGGTATTGAGAAGTTAATAGATGGTGAACTGGATTTTGCTCTATCATCTCGTGATGTTTCGCTTCCAGAGGAGTTCACAGCTAAAACTAAAAAAAATCTTAAACTTAAAGCAATTCCAATTGTTAAAACTGGTTTAGCAGTAACCGTTAACCCCAAATTAGCGATCAATTCTCTGACCAAAGACCAAGTAAGTGAAATCTTTAATGGAAAAATTGACAACTGGAGACAGGCTGGTAATCCAGCAGATATACCAATTAAGTTTTATGTGCGTGGTAATAATCCAACAAGCACTGATGAGTTCAGAAAAACTTTAAACATCATAACTTTTGGTAAAAATATTAACTATGTTAGTACGACTATTGAAGCACTTCAAAAAATCACTGGAGAACCTGGGGGAATCTTCGTAGGACCAATCTCAGACATAGTGCCACAGTGTGGAGTTAAGACTTTACCTATTATTAATAAGGGCAAAACTTTCTATCCATACGAAAAGGAAAAATTCGTGCCACCTGCTCAATGTGGACCTGGCAAGCGTAATAAAGTCAACATAGAAGCGATTAACAGTGATGAATATCCATTCTCTGTTCGTTTTTACGTGGTGGTTAAGAAAAATGGTCAAAAAGCAGAGAAAGCTGGTGAAGCGTATGCAAATCTACTTCAAACAGAACAAGGTAAAGATATAATAAAAAAGCTTCAAGAAACTGGAGGTCTGAAATAA
- a CDS encoding Uma2 family endonuclease codes for MLLELQQIIVNPGQQMLLKDISWQKLENILEEMGEKRAARISYSDGWLEIMVPLPEHEKDKEIFGELVRILLDKLEIDFEPFGSTTLKNERMRQAVEPDTSFYIQNQAAVIGKNRIDLNIDPPPDLAIEIDITSRTRFDNYEILGVPELWRYQQQGLEIFLLREGKYIKSSSSPNFPDIPIIELVNEYVQQCLTIGRSQAMRNFRNWVKDNL; via the coding sequence ATGCTTTTAGAACTGCAACAAATTATTGTCAACCCTGGTCAACAAATGTTACTCAAGGATATTAGTTGGCAGAAGTTAGAAAATATTTTAGAAGAAATGGGAGAAAAACGTGCTGCACGTATTTCTTATAGTGATGGTTGGTTAGAAATTATGGTTCCTTTACCTGAACATGAAAAAGACAAAGAAATATTTGGTGAATTAGTCAGAATTTTATTAGATAAATTAGAAATTGATTTTGAGCCTTTTGGTTCGACAACACTTAAAAATGAAAGAATGAGACAAGCTGTAGAACCAGATACCAGTTTTTATATTCAAAATCAAGCTGCTGTAATTGGGAAAAATCGGATTGATTTAAATATAGATCCACCACCAGATTTGGCTATTGAAATTGATATTACTTCTCGGACTCGATTTGACAATTATGAGATTTTGGGAGTTCCTGAACTTTGGCGATATCAACAACAAGGTTTGGAGATTTTCTTGTTACGGGAAGGGAAATATATAAAATCTTCATCTAGTCCTAATTTTCCTGATATTCCCATTATTGAATTAGTTAATGAGTATGTGCAGCAGTGTTTGACTATTGGGAGAAGTCAGGCTATGCGGAATTTTAGGAATTGGGTGAAGGATAATTTGTAA
- a CDS encoding divergent PAP2 family protein has product MQDIGEIVNNRVLLVALVACFVAQGLKLIVELVKHRKLNVRVLVTTGGMPSAHSALVTALADGVGQTLGWASPEFALATVFAIIVMYDAAGVRQAAGKQAKILNQMIDELFHEKPDFFQDRLKELLGHTPVQVIAGSVLGVAISWLARAVY; this is encoded by the coding sequence ATGCAGGACATAGGCGAAATTGTTAACAACCGGGTGCTGCTGGTTGCGCTTGTAGCTTGTTTTGTAGCTCAAGGATTAAAGCTTATCGTTGAGTTAGTCAAACATCGTAAATTAAACGTGCGTGTTTTAGTAACTACTGGAGGTATGCCCAGCGCCCATTCAGCCCTAGTAACAGCCCTAGCAGACGGTGTAGGTCAAACTTTAGGTTGGGCATCCCCAGAATTTGCTCTAGCTACAGTTTTTGCTATCATCGTTATGTATGATGCCGCTGGAGTGCGTCAAGCTGCTGGTAAGCAAGCAAAAATCCTCAATCAAATGATTGATGAATTATTCCATGAAAAACCGGACTTTTTTCAAGACCGTCTCAAGGAATTATTAGGACATACACCAGTTCAAGTTATCGCTGGTTCAGTTTTGGGTGTAGCTATTTCTTGGTTAGCACGGGCTGTTTATTAG
- a CDS encoding mechanosensitive ion channel family protein, whose product MIYLLGQAAASSPSPTKPLATALLAMPTAAQFGTFFFTLGLCAGISFAIYVGLFFVLRPLVRKWEKDTLILILGVSQTPLTIIFTLISLKIALFNLGDSGEIMKWIQKGITAFLIAALTYWITQLFTEAAVTYLKAYARQTEAVWDDVLIPLLQNFIPVVTYIIGISLFFSSLGVDLSGIGLALGSITVVLGLAVKDILSNFFSGLVLLVDTPFKFGDIIATSDGSLAIIKQIGIRVTKLYLINEHCEVYVPNANLGNQTITNLSRPTTHYAYTIPVAVRIDADAMMATNILREIVAGHPDTLANFDEKLKSLDSFYGLKEGEEDKLSKKEAGRKRILVEKEINIQLNKINAAFEKLIEDIIIVEKGGLDVQEMKGLMKDYMEILDLMGMVVITERKGKRQRSWLEEEAPGKQNLINLVRLWYEAWLEDPDLVLEDRDILPEEWEQKIEVLKIKLSKLFQTISNPGVNETRLDDYAVKFLDWIETNFKESSTAWKEPQIQITDIQGSSMQFSVRFYIDNIQLEHWRRGERVKNEVRREMIRRLRLAHIYTG is encoded by the coding sequence ATGATTTATCTTCTTGGTCAAGCAGCAGCATCATCACCTTCACCGACTAAACCTCTAGCTACAGCACTACTAGCTATGCCAACTGCGGCACAATTTGGTACGTTCTTTTTCACTTTAGGTTTATGTGCGGGAATCTCTTTTGCCATTTATGTAGGACTTTTCTTTGTCTTGCGGCCTCTTGTTCGCAAATGGGAAAAGGATACATTAATTCTCATTCTTGGCGTTTCCCAAACTCCCTTGACTATAATTTTCACCCTGATTAGTCTGAAAATTGCTCTATTCAATTTAGGTGATTCAGGGGAGATAATGAAATGGATTCAGAAAGGAATCACAGCCTTTCTCATAGCAGCTTTAACTTACTGGATTACTCAGTTATTCACTGAAGCAGCCGTCACCTATTTGAAGGCTTATGCAAGGCAAACAGAAGCTGTTTGGGATGATGTTTTAATACCTCTTTTGCAGAATTTCATCCCAGTAGTTACTTATATTATTGGTATTTCCCTATTCTTTAGTTCACTTGGTGTAGATTTATCGGGAATAGGATTAGCTCTAGGTAGTATCACTGTTGTACTGGGGTTAGCAGTGAAAGATATTTTAAGCAACTTTTTCAGTGGGTTGGTTCTCTTAGTTGATACACCATTTAAGTTTGGAGATATTATTGCTACTTCCGATGGTTCATTAGCAATTATCAAACAAATTGGTATTCGGGTAACAAAATTGTATTTGATTAATGAGCATTGTGAAGTGTATGTACCTAATGCTAATTTAGGAAATCAAACTATAACTAACCTTAGCCGTCCTACTACTCATTATGCTTATACAATTCCTGTAGCAGTGAGAATTGATGCGGATGCTATGATGGCAACAAATATTCTGCGAGAAATTGTGGCTGGACATCCAGATACTTTAGCTAATTTTGATGAAAAACTCAAATCGTTAGATAGCTTCTATGGGTTAAAAGAAGGTGAGGAAGATAAGCTTTCTAAAAAAGAAGCTGGACGGAAACGGATATTGGTTGAAAAAGAAATCAATATTCAGTTAAATAAAATCAACGCTGCATTTGAGAAATTAATTGAAGACATTATAATTGTAGAAAAGGGTGGGTTAGATGTACAAGAAATGAAAGGTCTCATGAAGGACTATATGGAGATATTAGACCTAATGGGAATGGTTGTGATTACAGAACGTAAGGGTAAACGACAACGTTCCTGGTTAGAAGAAGAAGCCCCTGGAAAACAAAACCTAATTAACTTAGTGAGACTTTGGTATGAAGCTTGGTTAGAAGATCCAGATTTAGTTTTGGAAGATCGAGATATCTTACCTGAAGAATGGGAACAGAAAATTGAAGTCTTAAAAATCAAACTTAGTAAATTGTTTCAAACAATTTCCAATCCCGGTGTTAATGAAACTAGATTAGATGACTATGCAGTCAAGTTTTTAGATTGGATAGAAACTAATTTTAAAGAGTCATCTACTGCTTGGAAAGAACCACAAATTCAAATCACAGATATTCAAGGTTCTTCTATGCAATTTTCTGTAAGGTTCTACATTGATAATATTCAATTAGAACATTGGAGACGTGGTGAACGAGTTAAAAATGAGGTACGTCGTGAGATGATTCGTCGCTTGAGATTGGCTCATATCTACACTGGTTAA
- a CDS encoding SnoaL-like polyketide cyclase, whose translation MTSQQSNNLPLWVQDRDKVIAASTDAQWRNQKSPDYSRSQQNLAKESIHHHLEGTLEAIVENLVRTFEMEVSWKTNPAQWLSIVNDKFRVTSNGGQEYTAAELGKSGTYNLFMADSEHYKASEESFESSHDIFHSTFPQGFPWEVLAVYSGPPNVTFKWRHWGHFQGKYKDYAPTGKTVEIIGMSVAQVTDDLKIVSLEHYFDNALFLESLTAGGKLENSENKGSGCPFGSWFQGLKKS comes from the coding sequence ATGACTTCTCAACAGTCTAACAACTTGCCCCTATGGGTACAAGATAGAGACAAGGTAATTGCAGCCAGCACTGATGCTCAATGGCGCAATCAAAAATCTCCTGACTATAGCCGTTCTCAGCAAAACCTAGCAAAAGAGAGTATCCACCATCATCTCGAAGGTACACTGGAAGCTATTGTCGAAAACCTGGTAAGAACCTTTGAAATGGAAGTGTCATGGAAAACTAACCCCGCACAGTGGTTATCTATCGTCAATGACAAATTCCGGGTAACAAGCAATGGTGGTCAAGAATACACCGCTGCCGAATTAGGTAAATCAGGTACTTATAATTTATTTATGGCTGATTCTGAACATTACAAAGCTTCAGAGGAAAGTTTTGAATCATCCCATGATATCTTTCATAGCACCTTTCCTCAAGGATTTCCCTGGGAAGTATTGGCAGTTTATTCTGGTCCTCCCAATGTTACATTTAAATGGCGACACTGGGGACATTTTCAGGGTAAGTATAAAGATTATGCACCCACAGGGAAAACAGTTGAAATTATCGGTATGAGTGTTGCTCAAGTTACCGACGATTTAAAAATTGTTTCCTTAGAACACTATTTTGATAATGCCCTATTTTTAGAAAGCCTGACAGCAGGTGGCAAACTAGAAAATAGTGAAAATAAGGGCAGTGGTTGTCCTTTTGGTTCTTGGTTTCAGGGATTGAAGAAAAGTTAA
- a CDS encoding pyridoxine 5'-phosphate synthase — protein MPTLGVNIDHIATIRQARRTVEPDPIAAAVLAELAGADGITAHLREDRRHIQDRDVRLLRETVRTHLNLEMAATAEMLAIALDIKPDYVTLVPEKREEVTTEGGLNIVGQIARIGEIVDKLQNSGIPVSLFIDAEPPQIEASVKVKAKFIELHTGQYAEAKDETTRQKELALLAQGCEQAIKAGLRVNAGHGLTYWNVYPIAALPGMEELNIGHTIISRAALVGIERAVREMKEAMRGNW, from the coding sequence GTGCCTACACTCGGTGTTAATATTGACCATATCGCTACCATCCGCCAAGCACGGCGCACAGTAGAACCAGACCCCATAGCAGCAGCAGTATTAGCAGAATTAGCAGGTGCTGATGGCATTACCGCCCATTTGCGCGAAGATAGAAGACATATTCAAGATAGAGACGTGCGACTATTGCGGGAAACGGTGAGAACCCATTTAAACCTAGAAATGGCAGCAACAGCAGAAATGTTAGCCATAGCCCTAGATATCAAGCCCGATTATGTTACCTTAGTACCGGAAAAGCGGGAAGAAGTAACAACAGAAGGTGGGTTAAATATTGTCGGACAAATTGCTAGAATAGGAGAGATAGTTGATAAGTTGCAAAATTCTGGCATTCCCGTAAGTTTGTTTATTGATGCCGAACCACCACAAATTGAGGCATCTGTCAAGGTAAAAGCCAAATTTATTGAACTGCATACAGGACAATATGCGGAAGCCAAAGACGAAACAACTCGCCAAAAAGAACTAGCTTTATTAGCCCAAGGCTGTGAACAAGCCATTAAAGCAGGGTTACGGGTGAATGCCGGTCATGGACTCACATACTGGAACGTTTACCCCATTGCCGCCCTTCCAGGCATGGAAGAACTCAACATCGGTCATACTATCATTAGTCGGGCAGCTTTAGTAGGTATTGAAAGAGCAGTTCGAGAAATGAAAGAAGCAATGCGGGGTAATTGGTAA
- a CDS encoding four helix bundle protein — MSDINDFKDLMIWQKGMDIAEKCYFLTKLFPKDELYAMVQQIRRSAVSIPANIALTALPGVMRYISISEAICF; from the coding sequence ATGTCGGATATTAATGACTTTAAAGACTTAATGATTTGGCAAAAAGGCATGGATATTGCTGAAAAGTGCTATTTCCTCACTAAACTTTTTCCCAAAGACGAGCTATATGCTATGGTTCAACAAATTAGAAGAAGTGCAGTATCCATCCCAGCTAATATAGCTCTTACAGCACTTCCCGGTGTTATGAGGTACATATCTATCTCTGAGGCGATATGCTTTTAG